TCAGTGGTACCGCGCAACAGACCCTTCAGGAGAAGATAGAGTGCTGATAGAAGGAGAAATAGCAGAACAGTATACCGTTAAAGATGAGGACGAAGGTTATTATCTTGTGCTCGAAGTTATTACTCAGTCCACTTCGAACGCAAATACGGAGCCTAGACGAACATACATTGTTGGAAAAGAAAAAATACAACGCCCTGATTAATTCATATTTTAATTTAGATAATGAATAACAATATTTGTTCTATCGTTACCATACATTCTATCAATTGATACAGACATGGAGGCTAATACATGTTTCAACCGAAAAAGAAACGTCCAAGAATCAGAAGAACAATGTCAGGTCTTATCGCACTGACGTTACTCTCGTCACTCGTATTCCCTAGTGTAGCAGGAGCAGAGCCAGTGGAACCATCACAGGTGCAGTTTGCAAATGTTAGTGTACAGGCGGGGCAGACGGTTCATGTTCCTGTTGCATTGAAAAAATCCCATTTCGGGGTGAAAGCTTATAATATGCAGATTGATTATGATACGTCTGCATTGGAAATTGTTCGGATCACGCCTAAATCTGTCAACGTCATGAGCACATCCCCAAATGAAGAGGGTGTAGCAGACTTCCAGTACGAAATTAACAGTGCGGAAGGCTGGGTACGAATCATATGGGTTGATTTTACTGGGGGTGACCACTCAATTGTAGATGAAACCCAATTATTTGATATGGAAATCAAAGCCAAAAGCAATGCGGCGCCTGGAACGAAACAGCTATCCGTAGATCAAACTGATTCAGAACATTGGCATTTTACAAATGTAGAACACAATAGTGGTGCTCAGTTGTCTGGTGGAACAATCACAATTACAGCAGCAAATTCAGGTGGTGACAATTCTGGTTCGACACCTACACCGAATCCTGGTAACTCTTCGGGTGGAGGAGGAGGTAGTGTATCACCAACCTCCCCTGTTGTTACCCCTGTTCCATCGACTCCGGCGGTAACGAAAGGTGTAGACATCTATGTGAACGGTCAGAAACAGGAACAATCTGCAACGGCCACCACATCAACGGTAAACAATCAGGTTACCACCACGGTTCATGTGGATAATGACAAAGTCATCAATCAGATTGGTAGTGGATTAAGAACGCTTCTGCTGCCTATTACAGGTACTGGTAAAGGCGCAGTCGTTGGTGAACTGAACGGCAAGCTGGTCAAAACGATGGAAGGAAGTAATGCCGAAGTTGTCATTCAGACTGATAGCGGTACGTACACACTTCCAGCTAATCAGATTCGGCTAGATCAGATTCTCAATCAATTCGGAAACACGATTCCATTGGAAGATATCACTATTCAAATCGCTATTGTGCCTAGTGCTACATCCAAGCAAACAGCAATTCAGGCCGCAGCGGACAAGCTGGAGAACACTACGGTGGTTGCAACTCCGGTTGATTTTGAAGTAAAAGCGATCTGGAATGGGCAGCAAGTTAATGTAGATCGTTTCAACTCTTATGTAGAGCGCTCCATTACTTTGCCAGAGGGTGTCGATGGTTCAAAGATCACGACAGGAGTTGTGCTTCAGCCAGATGGCAGCCTTCTGCATGTACCGACAAAGGTTATCAAAGGTAACGTGCAAGATTCTGCTATTATTAACAGCTTGACGAACAGCACTTACGCTCTGATCTATCATCCG
This Paenibacillus xylanexedens DNA region includes the following protein-coding sequences:
- a CDS encoding S-layer homology domain-containing protein, producing the protein MFQPKKKRPRIRRTMSGLIALTLLSSLVFPSVAGAEPVEPSQVQFANVSVQAGQTVHVPVALKKSHFGVKAYNMQIDYDTSALEIVRITPKSVNVMSTSPNEEGVADFQYEINSAEGWVRIIWVDFTGGDHSIVDETQLFDMEIKAKSNAAPGTKQLSVDQTDSEHWHFTNVEHNSGAQLSGGTITITAANSGGDNSGSTPTPNPGNSSGGGGGSVSPTSPVVTPVPSTPAVTKGVDIYVNGQKQEQSATATTSTVNNQVTTTVHVDNDKVINQIGSGLRTLLLPITGTGKGAVVGELNGKLVKTMEGSNAEVVIQTDSGTYTLPANQIRLDQILNQFGNTIPLEDITIQIAIVPSATSKQTAIQAAADKLENTTVVATPVDFEVKAIWNGQQVNVDRFNSYVERSITLPEGVDGSKITTGVVLQPDGSLLHVPTKVIKGNVQDSAIINSLTNSTYALIYHPATFSDVSSHWSRDDVQDLASRLIVQGTGENVFAPDRSITRAEFTAVLLRGLGLHSPRSTEAASFTDVKTGSWYEDEVQTAVSYGLISGYADDSFRPNSEISRAEALTIVSRAMKLVGLAQADASETTSLLSTYSDSAKVQAWAAEPVASAIKQELVQGADGKLMSDADISRAQSAAIVKRLLAKAGLI